One window from the genome of Aptenodytes patagonicus chromosome 4, bAptPat1.pri.cur, whole genome shotgun sequence encodes:
- the PPP1R3B gene encoding protein phosphatase 1 regulatory subunit 3B has product MHCARVLDYFPHKQAMAVDVAMQLYLCSSPLRREKCACKIAPKPSKPLRPCIQLSSKTALNGPEEAANSFTHNKVKKRVSFADSRGFALTMVKVFSEFDDPLDIPFNITELIDNIVGLTTVERDSFVLDFVQPSVDYLDFRNRLQADCVCLENCILKERSVVGTVKVKNLAFEKTVKIRMTFDTWKNFVDYPCQYVKDTYGGSDRDTFSFDISLPEGIQSHERVEFAISFECDGKVYWDSNRGTNYRIIRSELKSAQEAVRPLRGPDFGSAFDQFGSPWCSYGLFPEWPSYSGYEKLGPYY; this is encoded by the exons ATGCACTGCGCCAG AGTATTAGACTACTTTCCTCACAAACAAGCAATGGCTGTGGATGTAGCAATGCAGCTATACCTTTGCTCTTCACCCTTGCGGAGAGAGAAGTGTGCCTGCAAAATTGCTCCGAAGCCAAGCAAGCCGTTGCGGCCCTGCATCCAGCTGAGTAGCAAGACTGCGCTGAATGGACCAGAAGAGGCAGCAAACTCCTTCACACACAACAAAGTGAAGAAGAGGGTGTCATTTGCAGATAGCAGAGGCTTTGCTCTGACAATGGTGAAGGTGTTCTCAGAGTTTGACGATCCACTAGATATTCCTTTCAACATCACCGAGCTGATAGACAACATTGTGGGCCTGACAACAGTGGAGAGGGACAGCTTTGTCCTGGATTTTGTTCAGCCCTCCGTGGACTACCTGGACTTCAGAAACCGCCTCCAGGCAGACTGTGTCTGCCTTGAAAACTGTATTCTGAAGGAGCGATCTGTTGTGGGAACAGTGAAGGTGAAGAACCTCGCTTTTGAAAAGACTGTGAAGATCAGGATGACGTTTGACACCTGGAAAAACTTTGTAGATTACCCATGCCAATATGTCAAGGATACGTATGGAGGGTCAGATCGGGACACATTTTCCTTTGACATCAGCTTGCCTGAGGGAATTCAATCCCATGAAAGAGTAGAGTTTGCCATCTCCTTTGAGTGTGATGGGAAGGTGTACTGGGACAGCAACAGGGGCACAAATTACAGGATCATACGGTCAGAACTGAAGTCTGCCCAGGAAGCCGTCCGCCCCCTGCGGGGCCCTGACTTCGGCAGCGCCTTTGACCAGTTCGGGAGCCCTTGGTGCTCCTACGGCCTCTTTCCCGAGTGGCCCAGCTATTCAGGCTATGAGAAGCTAGGGCCTTACTATTGA